From one Butyricimonas faecihominis genomic stretch:
- a CDS encoding bifunctional adenosylcobinamide kinase/adenosylcobinamide-phosphate guanylyltransferase: MKRKIILVTGGQRSGKSRYAQELALKLAENPVYLATSRVWDDEFRERVRRHQQDRGPQWTNLEEEKAISRCDVSGRVVVIDCVTLWSTNFFFDNDSDVDKSLREIKEEFDRFTGQEATFIFVTNEIGMGGVSIAPVQRRFTDLQGWVNQYVGDRADEVVLMVSGIAMRVK, translated from the coding sequence ATGAAAAGAAAAATAATTTTAGTTACGGGAGGACAAAGATCCGGGAAAAGTCGTTATGCCCAAGAGCTTGCGCTAAAATTGGCAGAGAATCCCGTATATCTGGCTACTTCGAGGGTGTGGGATGATGAATTCCGGGAACGGGTGAGACGTCATCAACAGGACCGGGGTCCGCAATGGACCAATTTGGAAGAGGAAAAAGCGATTAGTCGATGTGACGTGTCGGGGCGGGTCGTGGTCATTGATTGCGTGACCTTGTGGAGTACCAATTTCTTTTTTGACAATGATTCCGACGTGGATAAATCTTTGCGGGAAATAAAGGAAGAGTTCGACCGGTTTACCGGGCAGGAGGCAACTTTTATTTTCGTCACGAACGAGATCGGAATGGGGGGAGTTTCTATTGCCCCTGTTCAGCGGCGGTTCACGGATTTGCAGGGATGGGTGAATCAATATGTAGGAGATCGGGCGGACGAAGTTGTCCTGATGGTTTCCGGAATAGCCATGCGAGTAAAATAA
- a CDS encoding histidine phosphatase family protein: MMELILSRHGETLENQQHILQGQLPGTLSPLGIAQAERLAEMLQEETIDNIVSSDLARSYNTAVAVARKHGLTPHPTPLLREMDWGIYTGKRLDDVDWTNLPPSVESLDALFQRAIDFIAYLKKNFSGQRVVAIGHGAFNRAIIAYLNGKKAIDMIDLPIMENTSCLRFTLVDDNQTV; this comes from the coding sequence ATGATGGAACTCATATTATCCCGACACGGGGAAACATTAGAAAATCAACAACATATACTCCAAGGCCAACTTCCCGGGACCTTATCTCCATTGGGGATAGCCCAAGCCGAGAGACTGGCGGAGATGCTCCAAGAGGAAACGATTGACAACATTGTTTCCAGTGATCTGGCCCGAAGTTATAACACGGCGGTCGCCGTCGCCCGGAAACATGGGCTGACTCCTCACCCAACTCCCCTCCTGCGGGAAATGGACTGGGGCATATACACAGGTAAGCGCTTGGATGACGTGGACTGGACCAACCTGCCTCCCAGCGTGGAATCCCTAGATGCTCTCTTCCAAAGAGCTATCGATTTCATTGCCTATTTAAAAAAGAATTTCTCCGGCCAACGGGTAGTGGCCATTGGACACGGAGCATTCAACCGGGCAATTATCGCGTACCTCAACGGGAAAAAGGCTATTGACATGATCGACCTTCCTATCATGGAAAACACAAGTTGCCTACGTTTTACGTTAGTGGACGACAACCAAACAGTATAA